The following proteins come from a genomic window of Tenebrio molitor chromosome 9, icTenMoli1.1, whole genome shotgun sequence:
- the LOC138138133 gene encoding uncharacterized protein: MHVKYNRQVAAISVGHFIVVLFGYLTAVTSPREKSQPLADSQSITTIFAARQLRLKTLRLSMPHNKKEWIRREVQALIAAYQTHECLWNWQSPEYRDKTKRKKALATLSQMFNTNETEICRKLHNLRNQFGSELKKSKTKKVYDDEPYVSRWPYFKLLKFIQPSLETGARYSITGGVHSSEITSNVEDNSEDNPVLDTIKVEENCMNNHLEDSLWIHKDEHGDQPHKRSAAALDRVPDEIDTFASFVANEIRSLTSETLRKKLKRKIQRCILEVAEEEDL; this comes from the exons ATGCATGTCAAGTACAATCGACAAGTCGCAGCGATAAGTGTCGGACATTTTATTGTCGTGTTATTCGGATACCTGACAGCTGTCACATCTCCGCGAGAGAAATCTCAGCCACTTGCCGACTCCCAATC TATCACCACAATTTTCGCCGCGAGACAACTGCGACTTAAAACTCTCAGACTGTCGATGCCTCACAACAAGAAAGAGTGGATCCGGAGGGAAGTGCAAGCGCTGATAGCGGCTTATCAGACGCACGAGTGCTTGTGGAACTGGCAGAGTCCCGAGTACCGGGACAAAACCAAAAGGAAAAAAGCTCTGGCGACTCTCAGTCAAATGTTCAACACCAACGAAACGGAGATCTGTCGAAAGTTGCACAACTTGCGGAACCAGTTCGGCAGCGAGTTGAAGAAGTCCAAGACGAAGAAGGTGTACGACGACGAGCCCTACGTGTCCAGATGGCCGTACTTCAAGCTTTTAAAGTTCATCCAGCCGAGTCTGGAGACCGGGGCTAGATACAGCATCACGGGGGGCGTG CATTCGAGCGAGATCACGTCGAACGTGGAGGACAACAGCGAGGACAATCCGGTCCTGGACACCATCAAGGTGGAGGAGAACTGTATGAACAACCATCTGGAGGACAGTCTCTGGATACACAAGGATGAGCACGGCGACCAACCGCACAAGAGGTCGGCGGCGGCCCTGGACAGGGTTCCCGACGAAATCGACACCTTCGCTTCGTTCGTCGCCAACGAAATCCGAAGTCTGACCTCGGAGACCCTCAGGAAGAAACTGAAGAGGAAGATACAGCGGTGCATCCTCGAGGTGGCCGAAGAGGAAGATTTGTAG
- the step gene encoding cytohesin-1 isoform X3: protein MGTIAHTQEPFSLSDLSPEQQKILIDIRRRKTELLLQIQFFRPLMCSCVRICASYVVYGLFPCCCSCSSGHLKDELVEVVSEMESLDSGEDGKNSNKTKMMSIGRKKFNMDPKKGIEYLIEKGLLQNTPESVAQFLHKGEGLNKTAIGDYLGEKNDFNEKVLQAFVDLHDFTDLILVQALRQFLWSFRLPGEAQKIDRMMECFAKRYCDCQGENNIFENSDTCYVLSFAIIMLNTSLHNPSVKDKPTIEQFINMNRGINQGQDLPRELLVGLYDSIKAEPFKIPEDDGNDLMHTFFNPDKEGWLWKQGGRYKSWKRRWFILNDNCLYYFEYTTDKEPRGIIPLENISVRECTDRQKQHCFELYACGGADFIKACKTDSEGKVVEGKHTVYRMSASNEEEKNEWMQRLKQSISHNPFYDMLANRKRKAQHHN, encoded by the exons TTCTTCCGGCCTCTCATGTGTTCGTGCGTGCGTATATGTGCCTCGTACGTCGTTTACGGTTTGTTCCCTTGTTGTTGCTCGTGTTCCTCAGGG CACCTCAAAGATGAACTGGTGGAGGTCGTGTCCGAGATGGAGTCCTTGGACTCCGGCGAGGACGGCAAAAACAGCAACAAGACAAAGATGATGTCGATCGGCCGGAAGAAGTTCAACATGGATCCGAAGAAGGGCATCGAGTACCTGATCGAGAAGGGCCTGTTGCAAAACACGCCGGAGAGCGTCGCCCAATTTTTGCACAAGGGCGAAGGTCTGAACAAGACCGCGATCGGCGACTACCTCGGCGAGAAGAACGACTTCAACGAGAAGGTCCTTCAGGCGTTCGTCGATCTCCACGACTTCACCGACCTCATACTAGTCCAGGCTTTGAG GCAGTTCCTGTGGAGTTTTCGACTGCCCGGGGAAGCACAGAAGATCGACAGGATGATGGAGTGCTTCGCCAAGCGATACTGCGACTGTCAAGGGGAGAAcaacattttcgaaaattcggACACTTGTTACGTACTCTCGTTCGCCATCATTATGCTCAACACGAGCCTGCATAATCCCAGCGTCAAAGATAAGCCCACGATCGAACAGTTTATTAATATGAACAGGGGGATCAACCAAGGGCAGGATTTGCCGAGGGAATTACTTGTG GGTTTGTATGACAGCATCAAAGCGGAGCCGTTCAAGATCCCGGAGGACGACGGCAACGACCTGATGCACACGTTCTTCAACCCGGACAAGGAGGGGTGGCTGTGGAAGCAAGGGGGTCGGTACAAGAGCTGGAAGCGGCGGTGGTTCATCTTGAACGACAACTGTCTGTACTACTTCGAATATACGACGGACAAGGAGCCCCGGGGCATAATCCCGCTAGAGAACATATCAGTGAGAGAGTGCACGGACCGTCAAAAACAGCACTGTTTCGAGTTGTACGCGTGTGGCGGTGCGGACTTCATCAAAGCGTGCAAGACAGACTCGGAGGGGAAAGTGGTCGAAGGCAAACACACCGTGTACAGGATGTCGGCCAGCAACGAGGAAGAGAAGAACGAGTGGATGCAACGGTTGAAACAAAGTATTAGCCACAACCCGTTCTACGACATGTTGGCCAACAGAAAACGTAAAGCTCAGCATCACAATTAA
- the step gene encoding cytohesin-1 isoform X5 produces the protein MGTIAHTQEPFSLSDLSPEQQKILIDIRRRKTELLLQIQHLKDELVEVVSEMESLDSGEDGKNSNKTKMMSIGRKKFNMDPKKGIEYLIEKGLLQNTPESVAQFLHKGEGLNKTAIGDYLGEKNDFNEKVLQAFVDLHDFTDLILVQALRQFLWSFRLPGEAQKIDRMMECFAKRYCDCQGENNIFENSDTCYVLSFAIIMLNTSLHNPSVKDKPTIEQFINMNRGINQGQDLPRELLVGLYDSIKAEPFKIPEDDGNDLMHTFFNPDKEGWLWKQGGRYKSWKRRWFILNDNCLYYFEYTTDKEPRGIIPLENISVRECTDRQKQHCFELYACGGADFIKACKTDSEGKVVEGKHTVYRMSASNEEEKNEWMQRLKQSISHNPFYDMLANRKRKAQHHN, from the exons CACCTCAAAGATGAACTGGTGGAGGTCGTGTCCGAGATGGAGTCCTTGGACTCCGGCGAGGACGGCAAAAACAGCAACAAGACAAAGATGATGTCGATCGGCCGGAAGAAGTTCAACATGGATCCGAAGAAGGGCATCGAGTACCTGATCGAGAAGGGCCTGTTGCAAAACACGCCGGAGAGCGTCGCCCAATTTTTGCACAAGGGCGAAGGTCTGAACAAGACCGCGATCGGCGACTACCTCGGCGAGAAGAACGACTTCAACGAGAAGGTCCTTCAGGCGTTCGTCGATCTCCACGACTTCACCGACCTCATACTAGTCCAGGCTTTGAG GCAGTTCCTGTGGAGTTTTCGACTGCCCGGGGAAGCACAGAAGATCGACAGGATGATGGAGTGCTTCGCCAAGCGATACTGCGACTGTCAAGGGGAGAAcaacattttcgaaaattcggACACTTGTTACGTACTCTCGTTCGCCATCATTATGCTCAACACGAGCCTGCATAATCCCAGCGTCAAAGATAAGCCCACGATCGAACAGTTTATTAATATGAACAGGGGGATCAACCAAGGGCAGGATTTGCCGAGGGAATTACTTGTG GGTTTGTATGACAGCATCAAAGCGGAGCCGTTCAAGATCCCGGAGGACGACGGCAACGACCTGATGCACACGTTCTTCAACCCGGACAAGGAGGGGTGGCTGTGGAAGCAAGGGGGTCGGTACAAGAGCTGGAAGCGGCGGTGGTTCATCTTGAACGACAACTGTCTGTACTACTTCGAATATACGACGGACAAGGAGCCCCGGGGCATAATCCCGCTAGAGAACATATCAGTGAGAGAGTGCACGGACCGTCAAAAACAGCACTGTTTCGAGTTGTACGCGTGTGGCGGTGCGGACTTCATCAAAGCGTGCAAGACAGACTCGGAGGGGAAAGTGGTCGAAGGCAAACACACCGTGTACAGGATGTCGGCCAGCAACGAGGAAGAGAAGAACGAGTGGATGCAACGGTTGAAACAAAGTATTAGCCACAACCCGTTCTACGACATGTTGGCCAACAGAAAACGTAAAGCTCAGCATCACAATTAA